In one Chitinophaga sancti genomic region, the following are encoded:
- a CDS encoding membrane dipeptidase → METPYIDLHCHPAMKPYGKSFSLSPTRTNSPDPSKPNSLWYYDPPSLTDKLLNYIGGLTKFSQANATALTYGNVHIVCPSLYPMEKWFVNNKLGTGDVSDVLNDFALGIGKERINFIQQITDYYTDLKDEYNFYRQLHNTIIKGKYRYVLVKNYTEIEYWQSLNDGITTICFLLTIEGLHALNTGLETDPNPDEVLTHARELKQWEFKPFFVTFAHHFWNHLCGHAKSLSGLVADATDQSKGINTGFTDLGKQVLEILLDNTDNKRILIDIKHMSALARSEYIDYIKGKNIPLIMSHAAANGLRSRTEPVVDILETGYKLLQEDINFYDEEILFLAQSNGIMGLQLDERRIASAATLHDTPHSLFRNKIMHYRSALLWNQVQHIAELLNTHGLFAWNNIAIGSDFDGIIDPLNAFWTAEEMPFLADYLERHAYNYMQGRGKTVLQSYNQISPHEIITRIFSDNALRFIKTYFI, encoded by the coding sequence ATGGAAACACCTTACATCGACCTCCATTGCCATCCCGCAATGAAACCCTATGGCAAAAGCTTCAGCCTTTCGCCCACCCGCACCAACAGCCCCGATCCTTCAAAACCTAATAGCCTCTGGTATTATGACCCACCATCACTTACAGACAAGTTGCTTAACTACATCGGTGGTCTTACCAAATTCTCACAGGCCAATGCCACTGCCCTTACCTATGGCAATGTCCACATCGTATGCCCATCATTGTATCCAATGGAAAAATGGTTTGTGAATAACAAGCTTGGTACCGGTGACGTCTCCGATGTACTCAATGATTTTGCACTCGGCATCGGCAAAGAACGGATCAACTTTATTCAGCAGATCACCGATTACTACACCGATCTGAAAGATGAATACAATTTCTATCGCCAATTGCACAACACGATCATCAAAGGCAAATACCGCTACGTACTCGTTAAAAACTACACCGAAATCGAATACTGGCAATCCCTCAATGATGGCATCACCACCATTTGTTTCCTGCTCACCATCGAAGGTCTGCACGCACTCAATACCGGCTTAGAAACCGATCCCAATCCTGATGAAGTACTCACCCATGCAAGAGAATTAAAGCAATGGGAATTCAAACCCTTCTTTGTCACCTTCGCACATCATTTCTGGAATCATCTCTGCGGGCACGCCAAAAGCCTCAGTGGTCTCGTTGCCGATGCCACCGACCAAAGCAAAGGAATCAATACAGGATTTACCGATCTTGGCAAACAAGTGCTGGAAATTCTACTGGACAACACCGACAATAAACGCATCCTCATCGACATCAAACATATGAGTGCACTGGCCCGCAGTGAGTACATCGATTATATAAAAGGTAAAAACATCCCCCTCATCATGAGCCACGCCGCTGCCAATGGCCTGCGCTCAAGAACCGAACCCGTAGTCGATATCCTGGAAACCGGTTACAAACTACTTCAGGAAGACATCAATTTCTACGACGAAGAAATTCTCTTTCTCGCACAATCCAACGGTATCATGGGTTTACAACTCGATGAACGCCGAATAGCCAGCGCAGCTACCTTACACGACACACCGCATTCCCTGTTCAGAAATAAGATCATGCACTATCGCTCCGCACTACTCTGGAACCAGGTCCAGCACATTGCAGAACTGCTCAATACACATGGCCTGTTCGCATGGAATAATATCGCAATCGGCAGCGACTTCGACGGCATCATCGATCCCTTAAATGCATTCTGGACAGCAGAAGAAATGCCTTTTCTCGCTGATTACTTAGAAAGACATGCATATAATTATATGCAGGGAAGGGGAAAGACAGTATTACAATCCTATAACCAGATCTCACCACATGAAATTATCACCCGCATTTTTTCAGATAATGCACTGCGATTTATAAAGACTTATTTTATATAA
- a CDS encoding pirin family protein codes for MIPQSKGKIYLSDERGYNEMPWFRTYNTFNFGRYFNEHKQAFGALYVLNEDVLAGGKGFRMEVETAADILLLPIVGAITFTTDAGYNGLLEAGQVQVLHLTPGNTFEIHNPYENELVKFLQLWIKTPISNSASLSTFDLNHKDLLIPLINTDTYTLSIGKFNGRAATTYTLKDKGKGVFVFNIEGAFEVQYRLLHNGDGLGLWELDEVELEALSNDAIILLLEVAI; via the coding sequence ATGATCCCACAGTCAAAAGGAAAGATATACCTGTCTGATGAACGTGGCTATAACGAAATGCCCTGGTTCCGGACTTACAATACATTCAACTTTGGCAGGTATTTCAATGAGCATAAACAAGCCTTTGGCGCACTCTATGTACTCAACGAAGATGTATTAGCAGGTGGCAAAGGTTTTCGTATGGAAGTAGAAACAGCAGCAGACATCCTCCTCTTACCAATAGTAGGCGCTATCACCTTCACGACTGATGCGGGGTATAATGGCTTACTGGAAGCCGGGCAGGTACAGGTTTTACACCTCACACCCGGCAATACCTTCGAAATACATAACCCATACGAAAATGAGCTGGTGAAGTTCCTGCAACTATGGATCAAAACACCCATAAGCAATTCAGCTTCATTGAGCACTTTCGATCTCAACCATAAAGATCTGCTGATCCCATTAATCAATACTGATACCTATACATTGTCTATCGGCAAGTTCAATGGAAGGGCAGCAACGACCTACACGTTAAAAGATAAAGGCAAAGGTGTATTTGTATTTAATATAGAAGGGGCTTTTGAAGTGCAGTACAGGTTGCTGCATAATGGCGATGGACTTGGGTTGTGGGAACTCGATGAAGTGGAGCTGGAAGCATTATCCAATGATGCTATCATCCTGCTGTTGGAAGTAGCCATATAA
- a CDS encoding dioxygenase family protein: MERKIFLKNTLAALGLAAVAPLAVSSCGKDTDTTTSTTDSATTDSTTTGSAAASSCTVTATETAGPYPTKTPSSYVRSNIVDGQAGVPLTVKITIANTKNSCAALSGALVDIWHCTAVGYYSEYVVNPGGGYTSVDYTSSHFLRGRQTTDSNGLVTFTTIFPGWYSGRAPHIHVHVYNSSGTSLLITQIAFPTDICNTVYTTASDYKAHGKQDTSNTSDMVFSDSLANELATVTGSVSAGYTLTHTVYVAA; encoded by the coding sequence ATGGAAAGAAAAATCTTCTTGAAAAACACCCTCGCTGCTTTAGGTTTAGCAGCCGTTGCCCCACTGGCAGTATCGTCGTGTGGAAAAGACACCGATACCACCACCAGTACTACAGACAGTGCTACTACAGACAGCACTACCACCGGAAGCGCTGCTGCTTCCTCCTGCACCGTTACCGCTACCGAAACAGCAGGACCATACCCTACCAAAACCCCATCTTCCTACGTAAGAAGCAACATCGTAGATGGACAAGCGGGTGTACCACTTACGGTGAAGATCACCATCGCTAACACAAAGAACAGTTGTGCTGCACTCTCCGGCGCACTCGTTGACATCTGGCATTGCACCGCCGTTGGCTACTATTCAGAATATGTAGTAAATCCGGGTGGCGGTTATACCAGTGTTGATTACACCTCTTCCCACTTTCTCAGAGGCAGGCAAACTACTGACTCCAATGGTTTAGTTACTTTCACCACTATCTTCCCGGGCTGGTATTCAGGCAGAGCACCGCACATTCATGTGCATGTATATAACAGCAGTGGCACCTCACTGCTCATTACGCAGATCGCATTCCCTACTGATATTTGTAACACCGTATACACCACAGCTTCCGATTACAAAGCACACGGTAAACAGGATACTTCCAACACCTCAGACATGGTATTCAGTGATTCCCTGGCCAATGAACTCGCTACCGTAACAGGCAGCGTTTCCGCTGGCTATACACTGACACACACCGTCTACGTCGCCGCATAA